From a single Nostoc sp. MS1 genomic region:
- a CDS encoding YbjN domain-containing protein — protein sequence MLAEQITNVEEAANYIFKLSQEQPDNILLSTESWLVLSVKQKQQLGEVGYRTLWSYISPENISQTATSSEEVSQGIINFFQDWTEANLSAKTQEAADKMLEGIDKFLKNFKNIEPEKNPQTSPIDSNIFEEMINFFTTDDWPFVQLPGQSALQISFQGENGKWNCYARAREEQQQFIFYSICPVNAPEDKRLAVAELITRANCGMMLGNFELDFNDGEISYKTSIDVEGDRLTAALIQRLVYANVMMMDEYLPGIMSVIYGNVSAEEAIAQIETYKN from the coding sequence GTGTTAGCAGAACAGATTACCAATGTTGAAGAGGCTGCAAATTATATCTTTAAATTAAGCCAAGAACAACCTGACAATATATTACTATCTACCGAAAGTTGGTTAGTATTATCTGTAAAACAGAAACAGCAATTAGGAGAAGTTGGCTACCGCACTCTTTGGTCATATATTAGTCCAGAAAATATTAGTCAAACAGCAACTTCTAGTGAAGAAGTTTCCCAAGGAATTATTAATTTTTTTCAAGATTGGACAGAGGCTAATTTATCAGCAAAAACTCAAGAAGCGGCTGATAAAATGTTAGAAGGAATTGATAAGTTTTTGAAAAACTTTAAAAATATTGAACCAGAGAAAAATCCGCAAACCTCTCCTATAGATAGCAATATTTTTGAGGAAATGATTAATTTCTTCACCACCGATGATTGGCCTTTTGTACAACTTCCAGGACAGTCAGCTTTACAAATCAGTTTTCAAGGTGAAAATGGCAAATGGAATTGTTACGCTAGAGCGAGAGAAGAACAACAACAATTTATCTTCTACTCGATTTGTCCAGTTAATGCACCAGAAGATAAACGACTGGCTGTAGCAGAGTTGATCACAAGAGCGAATTGTGGCATGATGCTCGGCAACTTTGAGCTAGATTTTAACGATGGGGAGATTAGCTATAAAACCAGTATTGATGTAGAAGGTGACAGACTCACAGCCGCACTCATCCAACGGTTGGTTTACGCTAACGTAATGATGATGGATGAATATTTGCCAGGGATAATGTCTGTCATCTACGGTAATGTGTCGGCAGAAGAAGCCATAGCCCAAATTGAGACTTACAAAAATTAG
- a CDS encoding ShlB/FhaC/HecB family hemolysin secretion/activation protein encodes MGQNQHQSFSVRNPSRQGNRKLISTNQPKLCNFAANRLLRGKMENFYTNCSILLILSIACLLVDNGQRSLADEVTSSSESVIVQSAETTPPQPESNQQPATADTTTFPEKLYVKEIRVIDSTVFGQSDFAPVVKPFEGRELTAEEVRKAADAVTQLYLNQNYLNSRAVPVTPQPGATDGVLVIRVIEGRLADIDIEGTQHVNPAYIRSRIRLGASVPLNAVKLEEQLRLLRLDPLFTNVEASLRPTGQVGQSLLIVRVQEAKNFTSNFLIDNYSPPSVGGERFGVELGYRNLTGFGDLLTGAYYRTFTGGFEAFDFGYQIPVNAMNGTVQLRVSPSSSKITEAPFKDLGIQGEQDIYEINYRQPLWRSPREEFALSLGFTYQDGQTFLFDRLPTPFGIGPDQNGVSRTSVIKFGQDYVSRSSQGAWFLRSQFNFGVGLFNATSNPDPIPDSHFFSWQGQIQRSQQLSNNNLLIIQGDVQLTPNSLLPSQQFVIGGGQSVRGYRQNIRFGDNGVRLSVEDRIIVQRNVAGLPTIQLAPFFDMGVVWNQGDNPNKLPDQTFLAGAGLGMLWDNALGIDRLALRLDYAVPFVDLQDRGNNVQDEGFYFSLRYRP; translated from the coding sequence ATGGGTCAAAATCAACATCAGTCGTTTTCGGTGAGAAACCCATCCCGTCAAGGAAACAGAAAGCTGATATCTACAAATCAGCCAAAACTGTGCAATTTTGCTGCCAATCGTCTTCTCAGGGGAAAGATGGAAAATTTTTATACTAATTGCTCAATACTATTAATTCTCTCAATTGCTTGTTTATTAGTTGATAATGGACAACGTAGTCTAGCTGATGAGGTGACTTCATCTTCTGAATCAGTAATAGTACAGTCAGCAGAGACTACTCCACCTCAGCCAGAATCTAATCAGCAACCAGCAACAGCAGACACAACAACATTTCCTGAAAAGTTATATGTAAAAGAAATTCGGGTTATAGATAGCACAGTTTTTGGACAAAGTGACTTTGCACCTGTAGTCAAACCCTTTGAAGGACGAGAACTGACGGCGGAGGAGGTGCGAAAAGCGGCTGATGCGGTGACGCAACTTTACTTAAATCAGAATTATCTCAATTCCCGTGCCGTTCCCGTGACTCCACAACCAGGGGCGACAGATGGGGTTTTAGTGATTAGGGTAATTGAAGGGCGTTTAGCAGACATTGATATTGAAGGGACACAGCATGTTAACCCAGCTTATATTCGTAGCCGCATTCGACTAGGTGCGAGTGTTCCTCTCAATGCGGTGAAGTTGGAGGAACAGTTGCGATTATTGCGACTCGATCCCCTATTTACCAATGTAGAAGCCAGCCTCCGTCCTACTGGTCAAGTGGGACAAAGTTTGTTAATTGTGCGTGTGCAAGAGGCGAAAAACTTTACTAGCAACTTCTTAATTGATAACTATTCCCCGCCTAGTGTGGGTGGAGAAAGATTTGGGGTAGAACTGGGTTATCGTAACTTAACTGGCTTTGGGGATTTACTTACAGGTGCTTATTATCGTACATTCACGGGTGGTTTTGAGGCTTTTGATTTTGGATATCAAATTCCCGTCAACGCTATGAACGGAACTGTGCAACTGAGGGTTTCTCCAAGTAGCAGCAAAATTACTGAAGCGCCATTTAAGGATTTGGGGATTCAAGGTGAACAGGATATATATGAAATTAATTACCGTCAACCATTGTGGCGATCGCCTAGAGAAGAGTTTGCTTTATCATTAGGATTCACATATCAAGATGGTCAAACTTTCCTCTTTGACCGCCTCCCTACCCCCTTCGGTATCGGCCCTGATCAAAATGGCGTGAGCCGTACCAGTGTGATTAAGTTTGGTCAAGATTATGTCAGTCGCAGTTCTCAAGGTGCTTGGTTTTTGCGATCGCAATTTAACTTTGGTGTCGGCTTATTCAATGCGACGAGTAACCCAGACCCCATTCCTGATAGTCACTTTTTTAGTTGGCAGGGTCAAATACAGCGATCGCAACAATTGAGTAATAATAATCTATTAATCATCCAAGGTGATGTGCAACTCACCCCCAATAGTTTGTTACCCTCCCAACAATTTGTTATTGGCGGAGGACAATCTGTACGCGGTTATCGACAAAACATCCGCTTCGGTGACAATGGTGTCAGGTTGTCAGTAGAAGACAGAATTATCGTGCAAAGGAATGTCGCAGGATTACCAACAATACAACTAGCGCCCTTTTTTGATATGGGTGTCGTCTGGAATCAAGGTGATAATCCCAACAAATTACCAGATCAAACTTTCTTAGCTGGTGCAGGTTTAGGAATGCTGTGGGATAATGCCTTGGGTATTGACCGTCTCGCTCTACGTTTAGACTACGCTGTTCCCTTCGTAGACTTACAAGACAGGGGTAACAATGTTCAAGATGAGGGCTTTTACTTTAGTTTGCGCTACCGGCCGTAG
- a CDS encoding CHAT domain-containing protein, translating into MSPLISIVITNYNRERYIGEAIASVLQQTWQDFELLVWDDGSTDGSVAIAQRYAQQDRRVRVVTAPHQGTAKARKEAISQTTGTYLGWVDSDDILAPMALAQTLTVLQRHPEVGLVYTDYLDINADGQILGYGHRCRIPYSPQRLLVDFMTFHFRLLRRSVYEQVGGVHIYASDYTYDYDLCLRLSEVTQVYNLKKPLYLYRIHNQSISVANRTKQILWAQQAVAKALQRRGLADKWRIDVELPSGRFILRRKQRQTTLTKTACASVACLLSLWGMNTPTQAQQITPAADGTNTIVTPNGNRIDITGGTTSSNGLNLFHSFQQFGVSAEQIANFQANPNLQNILGRVTGGNASIINGLIQVTGGNPNLFLMNPAGFVFGTNASLNVPGAFTATTANGIKFDGSWFNAVGNNNYAALVGNPTGFAFTMSQPGAIINAGNLGVGEGQSLSLLGGTVVNTGQLTAPAGQIVVTSVPGQNWVRLSQPGNILSLEIQPLTPNSNQPNNWTVAIASLPELLTVGNTNTGLTANADGSVKLTNSNVTIPTTPGTTIVSGNVNVSGNTGGTASVLGTKVGLVGANINASGNNNGGTVLIGGDYKGGGTVPNATQTYVDSQTTINANSNQNGNGGRVIVWADNSAQFFGNISARGGANAGNGGFVEVSGKNFLTFNGQVDTSAANGQVGTLLLDPSTLNIIDAASGGTFDTTTGTILANDPDNGANTISWGRLRALSSDTSINLQATGDITIEDITGTSGVTSNNLASLDLSTGGSFSLTSTNGAVRFVDRNDTIQTDGGAINISGASLSLGNLDTSNINFGSQGGNVSLSATVGDITVGNINTSGEGSSDFQGIGGNVTLQATGNVTAGNIVTSGFGYNSSFPTNVQPSLESTPSTGGNVNITATGKIDVKDITTTARDSLATGGNVTLTTTNPFGSTITFNSINTSAITYNSSGNAQSGNVQIITNGLVQGNGLVTRTTYTIKTDAEFRGFGYGYSSPVLTNGTVEIQHDGGPDNVPFVVNNPSVSSTAPLVNGTVGLISTGDNPSASAGSFPVLSNGGIASGTPSNITIRSINTPPTLTTTSPISLNAQPGVGFDFTFTANVNDINQDNTTVVIDAILAGTLKRGNTVLGAGDTLTVGETLHYTPPGNITTNGNIEAFRVKASDIVSSSPTVPVAVGVQVPTPPPPPPPQVDNCKILPSACKPSTNIPPVNPPNNGGGDTTVTLNPDPERDFTNAVARQLGVAAPGIKSIDDGQEILQQIEKATGVKPALVYLSFVPVEIASNTSTGNNKSTKILNTVGQSDRDQLEIIVVTGKGNPIRKRIDGTTRATVLQVAKEFREQIVNPENRDTQGYLQPSQQLYKWIIAPLEAELQAQGINNLVFLPDVGLRTTPFAALHDGKQFIVEKYSIGLMPSLSLTNTLYTDIKKSQVLALGISQSTQGQQPLPAVPVELSTLVSKLWPGKLLLDKQATLDNLKMIRRQQPFGIIHLATHADFIPGPLSNSYIQFWEDKLRLDQIRQLRLNEPQVEMMVLSACRTALGDEQVEIGFAGLAVLAGVKTSIASLWAVNDAGTAALMTKFYESLKTAPIRAEALREAQVAMAKGQVYIKDGRVEGLGGDRGLVLPAQSVAEDEDTIQLTHPYYWAAFTMVGNPW; encoded by the coding sequence ATGTCACCACTGATCTCCATTGTCATCACCAATTACAATCGAGAGCGTTATATTGGGGAAGCGATCGCCAGCGTCTTACAACAGACATGGCAGGATTTTGAGCTACTTGTGTGGGATGATGGCTCTACGGATGGGTCAGTGGCGATCGCTCAGAGATATGCCCAGCAAGATAGACGAGTGCGGGTAGTAACAGCACCGCATCAAGGAACAGCCAAGGCGCGTAAAGAGGCAATTTCTCAAACCACAGGCACTTATCTCGGTTGGGTAGATAGTGATGATATCCTCGCTCCTATGGCCTTAGCCCAAACACTCACCGTCCTCCAGCGTCATCCAGAAGTTGGCTTAGTTTACACCGATTACCTAGATATTAATGCTGATGGTCAAATACTAGGCTATGGTCATCGTTGTCGCATTCCTTACTCGCCCCAAAGGCTACTGGTAGACTTTATGACCTTCCACTTCCGCTTATTGCGGCGTTCTGTGTATGAACAGGTGGGAGGTGTGCATATATATGCCTCTGACTATACTTATGATTATGATTTGTGCTTGCGCCTGTCAGAAGTAACACAAGTATATAATCTCAAAAAGCCTCTTTATCTATATCGGATTCACAATCAAAGTATCTCAGTCGCTAACAGAACTAAACAAATTCTCTGGGCGCAACAAGCAGTCGCTAAAGCTTTGCAACGGCGGGGACTGGCGGATAAGTGGCGTATTGATGTGGAATTACCCTCTGGTCGCTTTATCTTGCGGCGTAAGCAAAGGCAGACAACTTTAACTAAGACAGCCTGTGCAAGTGTAGCTTGCTTATTGTCCTTATGGGGAATGAACACCCCCACCCAAGCCCAACAGATTACCCCCGCCGCCGATGGGACTAATACCATTGTCACACCCAACGGTAACAGAATTGACATTACAGGTGGCACAACTTCTAGTAACGGTCTTAACCTTTTCCATAGCTTTCAACAGTTTGGAGTTAGTGCAGAACAAATTGCCAACTTCCAAGCCAATCCCAACTTGCAAAATATCCTTGGTCGAGTGACAGGCGGTAATGCCTCGATTATCAATGGTTTAATTCAAGTAACAGGGGGCAACCCTAACTTATTCTTGATGAATCCCGCCGGCTTCGTTTTTGGCACTAATGCTAGTTTAAATGTTCCTGGCGCGTTTACAGCCACAACCGCCAACGGTATCAAGTTTGACGGTAGTTGGTTTAATGCTGTTGGTAATAATAACTATGCCGCCTTAGTGGGCAACCCTACAGGCTTTGCTTTTACCATGAGTCAACCAGGGGCTATTATCAATGCTGGTAACTTGGGAGTAGGTGAAGGACAGAGTTTGAGTCTTTTAGGTGGGACAGTCGTTAATACTGGACAACTTACAGCCCCAGCCGGGCAGATTGTAGTTACATCCGTACCTGGGCAGAATTGGGTGCGCCTCAGCCAGCCAGGAAATATTTTAAGCTTGGAAATTCAACCCCTCACACCCAATAGTAACCAACCCAACAATTGGACAGTGGCGATCGCCTCTTTACCAGAATTACTTACAGTCGGTAATACTAACACAGGCTTAACCGCCAACGCCGATGGTAGCGTTAAATTGACTAACTCCAACGTCACCATCCCTACTACCCCAGGCACAACTATTGTCAGTGGAAATGTGAATGTCTCTGGGAACACAGGCGGAACTGCCAGTGTTTTGGGTACAAAAGTCGGCTTAGTAGGCGCAAATATTAACGCCTCCGGCAATAACAACGGCGGTACTGTGTTAATTGGCGGAGATTACAAAGGTGGAGGTACTGTACCCAATGCTACGCAGACATACGTCGATTCCCAGACCACCATCAACGCTAATAGTAATCAAAATGGTAACGGCGGACGTGTAATTGTTTGGGCTGATAATTCCGCACAATTTTTTGGTAACATTTCCGCCCGTGGTGGCGCAAATGCAGGAAATGGTGGTTTTGTAGAAGTATCCGGCAAAAATTTCTTAACCTTCAACGGACAAGTAGATACTAGCGCCGCCAATGGTCAAGTAGGCACATTATTACTAGACCCCAGCACCTTAAATATTATTGATGCCGCATCCGGGGGTACATTTGATACCACAACAGGCACGATTCTCGCCAATGATCCTGATAATGGAGCAAATACCATTTCTTGGGGTAGGCTTAGGGCTTTGAGCAGTGACACTAGTATTAATCTGCAAGCAACAGGTGATATTACTATCGAAGATATCACAGGTACATCAGGTGTCACTTCCAACAACTTAGCTTCATTAGACTTGAGTACTGGTGGTAGTTTCAGCTTAACTTCCACCAATGGTGCTGTCAGATTTGTTGATCGTAATGACACCATTCAAACTGATGGGGGAGCGATAAACATTTCTGGGGCAAGTTTGTCATTGGGAAATCTCGATACCAGCAATATAAATTTTGGTAGTCAAGGTGGTAACGTCAGCCTCAGCGCGACAGTTGGCGATATTACCGTGGGTAACATTAACACCAGTGGAGAAGGAAGCAGCGACTTTCAAGGTATTGGTGGTAACGTGACTTTGCAAGCTACAGGCAATGTGACTGCTGGTAATATTGTGACTAGCGGTTTTGGCTACAACTCAAGTTTTCCCACCAATGTGCAACCATCTCTGGAGTCTACCCCAAGTACAGGCGGAAACGTTAATATAACAGCAACTGGAAAAATTGATGTAAAAGATATTACAACAACTGCGAGAGACTCACTTGCTACAGGTGGTAATGTTACCTTAACCACTACTAATCCATTTGGTAGTACGATTACTTTTAACAGCATTAACACTAGTGCTATAACTTACAATTCTAGTGGGAATGCTCAAAGTGGCAATGTACAAATCATCACCAATGGTTTAGTACAAGGAAATGGATTAGTAACACGGACAACATACACTATTAAAACCGACGCAGAATTTAGAGGATTTGGTTACGGCTATTCTTCTCCAGTGTTAACAAATGGTACGGTGGAAATTCAACATGATGGTGGACCAGACAATGTGCCATTTGTCGTCAATAATCCTAGTGTAAGCAGCACAGCACCGCTTGTAAATGGCACTGTAGGGTTAATTTCTACAGGTGATAACCCTAGTGCATCTGCTGGGAGTTTCCCCGTCTTGTCTAATGGGGGAATAGCCAGTGGCACACCCAGTAATATTACTATTAGGTCGATTAACACCCCGCCAACACTTACCACAACCTCTCCCATATCCTTGAATGCGCAACCGGGTGTAGGTTTTGACTTTACGTTCACAGCCAACGTTAACGATATCAATCAAGATAATACTACTGTTGTAATTGATGCCATCTTGGCAGGAACACTGAAGCGAGGTAATACAGTATTAGGAGCTGGAGACACTTTAACTGTGGGTGAAACATTACACTATACTCCGCCAGGGAATATCACTACTAACGGAAACATTGAAGCCTTCAGAGTCAAAGCCAGTGATATAGTTTCATCTTCGCCGACAGTACCCGTAGCGGTAGGAGTACAAGTCCCAACACCACCGCCACCGCCACCGCCACAAGTTGACAACTGTAAAATTTTGCCATCTGCTTGTAAACCATCAACTAATATACCACCAGTTAACCCGCCAAATAATGGTGGAGGTGATACCACTGTCACATTAAATCCCGATCCCGAACGTGACTTCACAAACGCAGTTGCTAGACAGTTAGGTGTAGCTGCACCAGGAATTAAAAGCATAGATGATGGCCAGGAAATTTTACAGCAAATAGAAAAAGCTACAGGTGTGAAACCTGCGTTAGTTTACCTCAGTTTTGTACCTGTAGAAATTGCTAGCAATACCTCGACTGGTAACAACAAATCTACTAAAATTTTAAATACCGTAGGTCAGAGCGATCGCGATCAATTAGAAATCATAGTAGTTACTGGTAAAGGAAACCCCATCCGCAAGCGCATCGACGGCACAACTAGAGCCACAGTGTTGCAAGTAGCCAAAGAATTTCGTGAGCAAATAGTTAATCCAGAAAACCGCGACACTCAAGGTTACTTACAACCATCCCAACAACTATATAAATGGATAATTGCCCCATTGGAGGCAGAATTACAAGCACAAGGCATCAATAATTTAGTCTTTTTGCCAGATGTTGGCTTACGGACAACACCGTTTGCAGCCCTCCACGATGGTAAACAATTCATTGTAGAGAAATACAGCATTGGCTTAATGCCCAGTCTCAGCTTAACTAACACTCTCTATACCGACATCAAAAAATCCCAAGTTTTGGCTTTAGGAATTTCTCAAAGCACTCAGGGACAACAACCACTACCAGCTGTTCCTGTTGAGTTATCAACTCTTGTTTCCAAACTCTGGCCGGGTAAATTACTCTTAGATAAGCAAGCAACATTAGACAATCTGAAAATGATTCGTCGCCAACAACCATTCGGCATTATTCATTTAGCCACCCATGCTGATTTTATTCCCGGCCCGTTAAGCAATTCCTATATTCAATTCTGGGAAGACAAATTGCGCTTAGACCAAATCAGACAATTAAGATTAAATGAACCCCAAGTCGAGATGATGGTGCTGAGTGCTTGTAGAACTGCTTTAGGGGATGAACAAGTAGAAATTGGGTTTGCTGGTTTAGCGGTACTTGCTGGGGTGAAAACTTCCATTGCTAGTCTGTGGGCTGTCAACGATGCAGGTACGGCAGCTTTGATGACGAAATTTTATGAATCCCTCAAAACTGCGCCCATCCGTGCAGAAGCACTCAGAGAAGCTCAGGTAGCTATGGCAAAAGGACAAGTTTACATTAAAGATGGTCGGGTGGAAGGTTTAGGCGGCGATCGCGGCTTGGTTTTACCTGCCCAAAGTGTCGCAGAAGATGAAGATACTATACAACTCACCCATCCTTATTATTGGGCAGCATTTACGATGGTGGGCAATCCTTGGTAA
- a CDS encoding IS630 family transposase (programmed frameshift) — translation MGSRLRVFLTPKQDKILFNLRTADVPQKVKDRAEVIRLSAHGWYVEKIADHFDWTAQTVREVLHRWEKQGLEGLWEKAGRGGKSRWAEADMAFLEKCLEQEPRTYNSVQLAQKLEQERSVKLSPDWLRQVLKKGVIWKRTRKSHKGKQDPVVQQIKQADLEMLELSAAVGEIDLKYVDESGFCAWSEPSYSYYFRGQQKRLEQSKRRGRRLSIIGFLQPLISFVYGLVIGGVSRKSYIQMMELEALEAQKAGRIRVIVQDNGPIHRCKEVQQLWTKWEEMGLYIFFLPKYCSEMNPIELEWQHLKKNELASQSFEDELDLAYAVIDGVQNRGEKGNYSTQRVKFNSYSSA, via the exons ATGGGCAGCCGTTTAAGGGTATTTCTGACTCCTAAGCAAGATAAAATTCTGTTCAACCTGAGAACGGCAGATGTACCCCAGAAAGTGAAAGACCGAGCCGAAGTGATCAGATTAAGCGCACATGGTTGGTACGTAGAGAAGATAGCAGATCACTTTGACTGGACTGCCCAAACAGTAAGAGAAGTTTTGCATAGATGGGAAAAACAAGGTCTAGAAGGACTGTGGGAGAAAGCAGGGCGGGGAGGAAAATCAAGGTGGGCAGAAGCTGACATGGCGTTCTTAGAAAAATGCTTGGAGCAAGAACCACGTACATATAATAGTGTTCAATTAGCCCAAAAATTAGAGCAAGAACGCTCCGTGAAATTGAGTCCTGACTGGTTAAGGCAGGTACTC AAAAAGGGGGTCATTTGGAAGCGAACACGAAAAAGTCATAAGGGGAAACAAGACCCGGTAGTACAGCAAATCAAACAGGCAGACTTAGAAATGCTGGAATTATCTGCTGCTGTTGGCGAAATCGATTTAAAGTATGTGGATGAATCAGGGTTTTGTGCTTGGAGTGAACCGAGTTACAGTTATTACTTTCGAGGACAGCAAAAACGCTTGGAGCAAAGTAAACGTAGGGGGCGAAGGTTAAGTATTATTGGGTTTCTTCAACCCCTAATTAGTTTTGTGTACGGTCTAGTGATTGGTGGCGTTTCACGCAAATCCTATATTCAAATGATGGAGCTTGAAGCACTTGAAGCCCAAAAAGCAGGTCGTATCAGAGTCATCGTTCAGGACAACGGCCCGATACATCGGTGCAAAGAAGTTCAGCAATTATGGACAAAGTGGGAAGAGATGGGTTTGTACATCTTCTTTTTACCTAAATATTGCTCAGAGATGAATCCAATTGAATTGGAGTGGCAACACCTGAAAAAAAATGAACTAGCTTCTCAAAGTTTTGAGGATGAATTAGACCTTGCCTATGCTGTCATTGATGGAGTTCAAAATAGAGGAGAAAAGGGAAACTACAGTACGCAACGTGTAAAATTTAACTCTTATTCTTCTGCTTAA
- a CDS encoding YbjN domain-containing protein, translating into MEEEILQALKTEDWNLEKANNGLYHTRYQGQNAELIVHLNIMNLDKYIILAIAYLPIKVTKSENERIARCLNQLNLTTFFGSFELNYTTGEIAFRTGIFYFNTELQMPMIVNCLDAAAYAADMDYPSILEKVRYN; encoded by the coding sequence ATGGAAGAAGAAATTTTACAAGCTTTAAAAACAGAAGATTGGAATTTAGAAAAGGCTAACAATGGTCTATATCACACTCGCTATCAGGGGCAAAATGCTGAATTAATAGTTCATCTGAATATTATGAATTTAGATAAATATATTATACTAGCGATTGCTTACCTACCTATCAAAGTTACGAAGTCTGAAAACGAGCGAATCGCAAGATGCCTCAATCAGTTAAATCTGACAACCTTTTTTGGCAGTTTTGAGTTGAATTATACTACTGGAGAAATTGCTTTTCGTACTGGTATATTCTACTTTAATACAGAGTTACAAATGCCTATGATTGTTAATTGTCTCGATGCTGCGGCTTACGCTGCTGATATGGATTACCCATCTATCTTAGAAAAAGTTAGGTATAACTGA